Proteins from a single region of Mus pahari chromosome 2, PAHARI_EIJ_v1.1, whole genome shotgun sequence:
- the LOC110316736 gene encoding taste receptor type 2 member 3-like: MTFPFPAIYHMVIMTAEFLIGTTVNGFLIIVNCYDLFKSRTFLILQTLVMCTGLSRLGLQIMLMTQSFFSVFFPYSYEEIIYSSDIMFVWMFFSSIGLWFATCLSVFYCLKISGFTPPWFLWLKFRISKLIFWLLLGSLLASLGTATVCIEVGFPLIEDGYVLRNTRLNNSNVKLTRNNDLLLINLILLLPLTVFVMCTSMLFMSLYKHMCRMQSESHKLSSARTEAHVNALKTVTSFFCFFVSYFAAFMVNMTFRIPYRSHQFFVVKEIMAAYPAGHSVIIILSNAKFKDLFRRVICLQREE, encoded by the coding sequence ATGACCTTCCCTTTCCCAGCTATTTATCACATGGTCATCATGACGGCAGAGTTTCTCATTGGGACTACAGTGAATGGATTCCTTATCATTGTGAACTGCTATGACTTGTTCAAGAGCCGAACGTTCCTGATCCTGCAGACGCTCGTGATGTGCACAGGGCTGTCCAGACTAGGGCTGCAGATAATGCTCATGACCCAAAGcttcttctctgtgttctttccatACTCTTATGAGGAAATTATTTATAGTTCAGATATAATGTTCGTCTGGATGTTCTTCAGCTCAATCGGCCTCTGGTTTGCCacatgtctttctgtcttttactgCCTCAAGATTTCAGGCTTCACTCCACCCTGGTTTCTTTGGCTGAAGTTCAGAATTTCAAAGCTCATATTTTGGCTGCTTCTGGGCAGCTtgctggcctctctgggcactgcAACTGTGTGTATCGAGGTAGGTTTCCCTTTAATCGAGGATGGCTATGTCCTGAGAAACACAAGACTAAATAATAGTAACGTCAAGCTAACGAGAAATAACGACTTGCTCCTCATTAACCTGATCTTACTGCTTCCTCTGACTGTGTTTGTGATGTGCACCTCTATGTTATTCATGTCTCTTTATAAGCACATGTGCCGGATGCAAAGCGAATCACACAAGTTGTCAAGTGCCAGAACCGAAGCTCATGTAAATGCACTGAAGACAGTGACCTCattcttctgcttctttgtttcttaCTTTGCTGCCTTCATGGTAAATATGACATTTAGAATTCCATACAGAAGTCATCAGTTTTTCGTGGTGAAGGAAATCATGGCAGCGTATCCCGCCGGCCACTCTGTCATAATCATCTTGAGTAACGCTAAGTTCAAAGACTTATTCAGGAGGGTGATCTGTCTACAGAGGGAAGAGTGA